AATGAATACCTATAAGAGAAATCGCATTTTATGGGTAGGTATTTTGGCAGGATTATTAAATGGTATCACCATAATTAGTTTGGAGCAGTTTTTAAATGGGGCAGATACAATTAATATACTTTCTCATAGTCTATATGCTTTTATAAGCGGCGTATTATCGGTAATTATTACGGTTGGAAGCTTACCTTTCTGGGAAGTGGCTTTTGATGTGGTGACACCGATTAAATTGCTTGAATTAACGAATCCAGAACAGCCTTTGTTAAAAAGACTTTTAATAGAAGCTCCAGGAACGTATTATCATAGCTTAATTGTTGCAAACTTGGCAGAAACCGCAGCAGCAGATATCGAAGCCAATTCACTTCTTGCCAGAGTAGGGGGCTATTACCACGATATAGGGAAGATTGTGTATCCTCAATATTTTAAAGAAAATCAGGTTTTGGACAACCCTCACGATTATATGGAACCTTCTGTAAGTGCTAAAATCATACATCAGCATGTCTCAAATGGTTTAAAGATTGCTGCGGAATATAAATTGCCAAGAGCTGTAAAAGATATGATTGCACAGCATCATGGAACAACCTTTACCCAATATTTTTATTATAAAGCTGCTAAGATCAATTCAGCTGAATCGATTTCAAAAGAAGAATTTTGTTATGAAGGGCCTATTCCTCAATCCAAGGAAGCTGCATTAATTATGTTGGCGGACACTGTAGAAGCAGCGGTACGGTCTATGAATCCCCATGAAAAAATCACTGACAAAACTGAGCAGCTAGTTAGAAAGCTCATTAAAAGTAAATTGGATGATGGACAGTTGGATGACAGCAATCTTACAATAAAAGACTTAGAAAAAATTGTACAAGCATTTATGAAAGTTTTTAATGGAATGTATCATGAAAGAATTAAATATCCTGATGGGACGGAGGATCAAAATAATGAAGATTTGGATGGAAAACAACACATCGTTTCAGTTAAGCGAGAAAATGAATCAATTAATAGAGGAGATCATAGTACAAGCGCTTAAGGAAGAAAACTACCCACTTAATGTTGAGGTAAGCATTACTTTTGTAGATAATAATGAAATACAAGCTATTAATAAGGAATATAGAAATATTGATCAACCTACGGATGTTCTTTCCTTTCCTCTATTAGAATTTGAAGATTCAGTGATTGGGGATAATGATTCATTTTCTTTAGAAGATTTAGAAGAATATTTAAATCCCGAAACTGGAGATTTGATGCTTGGAGATATTATTATTTCAATTGATAAAGCCATTGAACAGGCTAAAGAATATAACCATTCTCTCGAAAGGGAAATAGGTTTTTTAGTATCCCATAGCATGTTTCATTTAATGGGTTATGACCATATGGAAGAAGATGAGGAAAAAGTAATGTTTGAAAAGCAGGAGAAGGTATTACAGACTGTGGGACTCAGCAGATCATAATAAGTATTGGGGGAATAGAATGAAAAAGTATCCATTTTTCATATTTATTATTGTAATATCTTTTATGTTATTTTTAATTGCCGGCTGTAGTAATAAAACTTCATTGAACACCCTGGATGAGCAAACATCCGAATTAATAGAAGAGAACACTTCTTTTGAAGAAGAGGAATTCTCTACAGAAGGAAAAGCAATAAATCCCTTGACAGGACTATGGATTGATGAAGAAGCAGCAAAAAGAAGACCGGTAGCAGTCATGATTAACAATTTAAAAAAGGCTCTTCCGCAAAGCGGTATATTTCAAGCGGATATTATTTATGAAACCTTAGTAGAGGGCGAAATTACAAGATTAATGGCAATATTTCAAG
The genomic region above belongs to Defluviitalea saccharophila and contains:
- the ybeY gene encoding rRNA maturation RNase YbeY, which produces MKIWMENNTSFQLSEKMNQLIEEIIVQALKEENYPLNVEVSITFVDNNEIQAINKEYRNIDQPTDVLSFPLLEFEDSVIGDNDSFSLEDLEEYLNPETGDLMLGDIIISIDKAIEQAKEYNHSLEREIGFLVSHSMFHLMGYDHMEEDEEKVMFEKQEKVLQTVGLSRS